A stretch of the Chloroflexota bacterium genome encodes the following:
- a CDS encoding biotin transporter BioY, with translation MATSAYVDRYRYWRYSAFKWRTDLSITQKVALALGMACLTGLVAQLRIHLWFTPVPVTGQVFAVLLSGVLLGARYGFLSQAFYVGIGACGIPWFQGWAGGIGYLSNTVTLGYLLAFMVVPILIGALSETFITARGFLPQLGLMLIAVVIIDLAGTAYLGSFLHKDFHQAMKLGFWPFIPWDLAKAAAVAGISATLLPKASYGREVDSSRYTASY, from the coding sequence ATGGCGACAAGCGCTTATGTAGACAGGTATAGGTACTGGAGATACTCCGCTTTCAAGTGGCGGACCGATCTCAGTATAACCCAGAAAGTCGCTTTAGCGTTGGGCATGGCTTGCCTTACAGGGCTAGTTGCTCAATTAAGAATCCATCTCTGGTTTACCCCAGTGCCTGTTACCGGACAGGTTTTTGCTGTTTTGCTCAGTGGCGTGCTGTTGGGAGCGAGGTATGGTTTTCTGAGCCAAGCATTCTACGTGGGCATAGGGGCTTGTGGAATCCCCTGGTTTCAGGGCTGGGCGGGGGGTATCGGCTATCTCAGCAACACAGTGACTTTGGGGTACCTGTTGGCGTTTATGGTTGTGCCTATTTTGATAGGAGCGCTCAGCGAGACGTTCATAACAGCCCGGGGGTTCTTACCACAATTGGGACTGATGCTTATTGCCGTAGTGATCATCGACCTAGCTGGGACAGCTTACCTCGGGTCTTTCTTGCACAAGGACTTCCATCAAGCAATGAAGTTGGGGTTTTGGCCTTTCATACCTTGGGATCTGGCTAAGGCTGCTGCCGTGGCTGGCATTTCAGCTACGCTCTTGCCAAAGGCATCCTATGGGCGCGAAGTTGACAGTTCTAGGTACACCGCCAGCTATTGA
- a CDS encoding crotonase/enoyl-CoA hydratase family protein, with product MAEQLDITTKNCTIEKEGHILIVTLNRPEAKNALSPPMLVGMYKAWRLLDQGDDLYCAVLTGKGDTFCAGMDLKAGPGPGDDAEEIQRLMQDVPNLHWQALLRENRPNKPIILAVEGFALAGGTEILQGTDMRVGAEDAVFGVTEVARGLYPMAASAVRLRRQIPYCLAAEILLLGRRISAQEALKWGLINRVVPRGKAMEEAMQIARQLCENAPISIKAITRTLREIDEAVPEAEALQRQDEIGWPVFATEDAQEGMKAFKEKRKAIYKNR from the coding sequence ATGGCTGAACAACTGGATATCACCACCAAGAACTGCACCATAGAGAAGGAAGGGCATATTCTGATCGTCACTCTCAATCGGCCGGAGGCCAAGAACGCGCTTAGCCCACCGATGCTGGTCGGCATGTATAAGGCGTGGCGTCTTCTGGACCAGGGCGACGATCTATACTGCGCTGTGCTCACTGGCAAAGGCGATACGTTTTGCGCCGGCATGGATCTGAAAGCAGGGCCGGGGCCGGGCGACGACGCTGAGGAGATTCAGCGATTGATGCAAGATGTGCCCAACCTGCACTGGCAGGCATTGCTGCGGGAGAATCGCCCCAACAAGCCGATCATACTGGCGGTCGAGGGTTTTGCCCTGGCCGGAGGCACCGAGATCCTGCAGGGTACCGATATGCGTGTGGGGGCAGAGGACGCCGTCTTCGGAGTGACTGAGGTCGCCCGTGGCCTCTACCCCATGGCAGCCTCGGCTGTCCGCTTGCGCCGGCAGATCCCCTACTGTCTGGCGGCAGAGATTCTTCTTCTGGGCCGCCGCATCAGTGCCCAGGAGGCGCTGAAATGGGGGCTCATCAACCGGGTAGTCCCCCGGGGAAAGGCCATGGAGGAAGCCATGCAGATCGCAAGGCAACTCTGTGAGAACGCCCCTATTTCCATAAAAGCAATCACCCGGACGCTCCGGGAGATAGACGAGGCGGTGCCTGAGGCAGAGGCTCTCCAGAGGCAAGACGAGATCGGATGGCCTGTCTTTGCCACAGAGGATGCCCAGGAAGGCATGAAGGCCTTCAAAGAAAAACGCAAGGCCATCTATAAGAACCGCTGA
- the pyk gene encoding pyruvate kinase, with product MPNPRFPKRRTKIVCTIGPASGSAAILERLIRAGMNVARINLSHGADSEHARRIQTIRRLAERLSTTVAILIDIPGPKYRVGNIAGGSTVLTKGAQLTLTTKDVEGNGKVVSVNFSTLPQDVKPGDAVVLSDGAIHLKALEVTQTEVKCRVVVGGLLTPGRGIVVPGVPISRPYVTDHLLDDINFAVGQKPDYIALSFVNRPEDVKQVRDILQHRGSDVPVIAKIERKQAFAGFDKLLAASDGIMVARGDLGVDIAVEKVPLAQKEIIEKCNRVGKPVITATQMLESMVEMPIPTRAEAADVANAVLDGSDAIMLSGETAVGKYPVETVKMMGRIALEAEAAIPHDEILHGRRNEASPEVDDATARAACQIAHQVGARAITTFTTGGTTPLRVSKYRPSQPIIAVTPSDNTLRRLCLAWGVLPLRRPEPLSLEEVFEQATEVALATRVATKGDLILITAGLPLAVPGSTNLVKVHRV from the coding sequence ATGCCGAACCCTCGTTTTCCCAAGAGGCGGACTAAGATAGTCTGCACCATTGGCCCGGCAAGCGGCTCAGCAGCCATCCTTGAGCGGCTTATCAGGGCAGGTATGAACGTTGCCAGGATCAATCTATCGCACGGCGCCGACAGTGAACACGCTCGCCGTATTCAGACCATACGAAGGTTGGCTGAACGTCTTTCCACGACGGTAGCCATACTGATAGACATACCGGGGCCTAAGTACCGCGTTGGGAATATAGCTGGCGGCTCAACCGTACTCACGAAAGGTGCTCAGTTGACGCTCACCACCAAGGATGTGGAGGGAAACGGGAAGGTGGTGTCGGTCAACTTCTCCACACTTCCCCAGGACGTGAAGCCTGGGGACGCGGTAGTACTCAGTGACGGAGCGATACATCTCAAGGCGCTGGAAGTGACTCAGACCGAGGTTAAATGCCGGGTCGTTGTTGGTGGGCTCCTCACACCTGGTCGGGGAATCGTGGTACCAGGAGTGCCTATCTCCCGCCCCTATGTTACTGATCATCTCCTGGATGATATCAACTTTGCTGTTGGGCAGAAGCCCGACTACATCGCCCTATCCTTTGTCAACCGGCCAGAGGATGTGAAGCAGGTCAGGGATATCCTGCAGCATAGAGGATCTGATGTCCCCGTCATTGCCAAGATAGAACGGAAGCAGGCTTTCGCCGGTTTCGACAAGCTGTTGGCAGCCAGCGACGGTATCATGGTAGCCCGAGGAGACCTGGGAGTGGACATCGCGGTGGAAAAGGTGCCCCTAGCTCAGAAGGAGATTATTGAAAAGTGTAACCGAGTGGGCAAGCCGGTGATCACCGCCACCCAGATGTTGGAGTCCATGGTGGAGATGCCTATTCCTACGCGGGCAGAGGCAGCTGATGTGGCCAATGCCGTTCTGGATGGCAGCGATGCCATAATGCTCTCCGGGGAAACAGCCGTCGGCAAGTATCCCGTCGAGACTGTGAAGATGATGGGCAGAATAGCTCTGGAAGCTGAGGCAGCCATCCCCCATGACGAGATACTTCACGGCAGGAGAAACGAGGCTTCACCTGAGGTTGACGATGCCACAGCCAGGGCGGCCTGCCAGATAGCTCACCAGGTAGGAGCGCGAGCCATTACCACCTTCACCACAGGTGGGACGACACCCCTGCGAGTATCCAAATACAGGCCCAGCCAGCCCATTATTGCGGTCACTCCGTCAGATAACACCCTGAGGCGTCTTTGCCTGGCGTGGGGCGTCTTGCCGCTGCGGAGACCGGAACCCCTGAGTCTGGAGGAAGTCTTCGAGCAAGCGACGGAGGTGGCCTTGGCAACACGTGTCGCGACGAAAGGCGATCTCATTCTCATTACCGCTGGCCTGCCTCTTGCTGTTCCTGGGAGCACCAACCTGGTCAAGGTCCACAGGGTATGA
- the phoU gene encoding phosphate signaling complex protein PhoU — protein MEIRTTFHKRLREIQDDVLIMGSMVEKAIRRSIEALKGRDLNMAHQIIADDIKINDKRFGIEEKCLQLIATQQPMASDLRIIISVLNIITDLERIGDHAEGIARIVILIGDEPPLKPLIDLPRMAEKTGDMLRRSLDAFVKRDADTAKQIAAEDTEVDNLYDQVFRELLTFMAEDPRTITRATRLIWVGHNLERSADRVTNICERVVYVVTGKMEEIGASKY, from the coding sequence ATGGAGATAAGAACAACCTTTCACAAAAGATTGAGGGAAATTCAGGACGATGTTCTGATTATGGGGAGCATGGTGGAGAAGGCCATCAGACGCTCCATAGAGGCTCTGAAGGGCAGAGACCTCAACATGGCGCATCAGATAATTGCTGACGATATTAAGATAAACGACAAGAGATTCGGAATAGAGGAGAAGTGCCTTCAGCTTATTGCTACGCAGCAACCCATGGCCAGCGACCTCCGAATCATTATTTCAGTTCTCAATATCATAACCGATCTGGAGCGGATAGGTGACCATGCCGAGGGCATAGCCAGGATTGTGATATTGATAGGAGACGAGCCACCTCTGAAGCCGCTGATTGACCTGCCCCGCATGGCTGAGAAGACAGGAGATATGCTGCGTCGCAGCCTGGATGCCTTTGTCAAACGTGATGCCGATACGGCCAAACAGATCGCTGCCGAAGATACTGAAGTAGACAACCTCTATGACCAGGTCTTTCGTGAACTGCTTACCTTTATGGCGGAAGACCCGAGGACTATAACCCGAGCTACCCGTCTTATCTGGGTGGGCCACAACCTGGAGCGCAGTGCCGATAGGGTAACCAATATCTGTGAGAGAGTGGTCTACGTTGTCACAGGGAAAATGGAGGAGATAGGGGCTTCAAAGTACTAA
- the pstB gene encoding phosphate ABC transporter ATP-binding protein: MNVNYSLSNGRVAEYGKTKLGTEKANLYYGAFQALRGITLDIPECAITALIGPSGCGKSSFLRLFNRMNDLIPGARVEGLVAVDGIPIYDKFIDVVELRKRVGMVFQKPNPFPMSIFENVAFGPRRHGKRNRSELEIIVERSLQRAALWEEVKDKLNQVALALSGGQQQRLCIARVLAVEPEVILMDEPCSALDPIATLKIEDLMRSLAEHYTIVIVTHNMQQAARVSDMAAFLMMEEDRAGVLVECGPTPQLFTNPRDKRTEDYITGRFG; encoded by the coding sequence ATGAATGTGAACTACAGTCTTTCGAACGGTAGAGTAGCTGAATACGGCAAGACAAAACTCGGAACGGAAAAGGCGAACCTTTACTATGGAGCTTTTCAGGCACTGAGAGGCATTACTCTGGACATACCGGAGTGTGCCATCACGGCCCTTATTGGCCCATCAGGCTGCGGCAAATCGTCTTTTCTTCGCCTGTTCAACCGCATGAACGACCTTATTCCTGGGGCCAGGGTCGAGGGGCTGGTTGCGGTTGACGGCATCCCTATTTATGACAAGTTTATCGACGTTGTAGAGCTGAGAAAACGGGTGGGCATGGTGTTTCAGAAGCCCAACCCCTTCCCGATGTCGATATTTGAGAACGTGGCTTTCGGCCCCAGGCGACATGGTAAGAGGAACCGCAGCGAGCTCGAGATCATCGTCGAGAGAAGCCTCCAGAGGGCTGCACTGTGGGAAGAAGTGAAGGACAAACTGAACCAGGTCGCTCTAGCCCTATCCGGAGGACAGCAGCAACGACTGTGCATCGCGCGGGTGCTGGCAGTGGAACCCGAAGTCATTTTGATGGATGAACCTTGCAGCGCCCTCGACCCGATAGCTACCCTCAAGATCGAGGACTTGATGAGAAGCCTGGCCGAACACTACACTATCGTCATCGTCACCCATAACATGCAGCAGGCAGCGCGGGTATCTGACATGGCTGCCTTCCTTATGATGGAGGAAGATAGGGCCGGGGTGCTGGTCGAGTGCGGTCCCACGCCTCAACTATTCACCAACCCCAGGGACAAACGTACCGAGGACTATATTACCGGCCGATTTGGATAG
- the pstA gene encoding phosphate ABC transporter permease PstA has protein sequence MKIERVLSRQRSQRIALGLLLLATAAVTIPVLVILLQIVVRGAGAIDWGFLTQNPSQAGKAGGIFPALVGTFYLMVGTIIFALPIGVSAGIYLAEYAPKNWLTRAINMAIMSLAGVPSIVYGLFGLAVFVLALDFGMSLLAASLTLACQALAMTITTSREAIIAVPREYREGSLAIGVTKWQTIRHVVLPQARPGIITGAVLAMSRAAGETAPILVVGAAFFLPGLPSSPFDQFMALPYHLYTVAAHVPGMPKGTVWGVALVLLAVVLFFNVLATIIRLRTRQRR, from the coding sequence ATGAAGATTGAACGGGTACTATCACGCCAGCGTTCCCAGCGTATAGCTCTCGGCCTCCTTCTTCTGGCCACAGCGGCGGTCACCATTCCAGTCCTGGTCATCCTCCTTCAGATTGTCGTCAGGGGTGCCGGCGCCATTGACTGGGGATTCCTAACTCAAAATCCTTCGCAGGCGGGTAAGGCAGGCGGCATCTTCCCGGCCCTTGTGGGTACCTTCTACCTCATGGTGGGCACCATCATTTTCGCGCTGCCAATTGGGGTGTCGGCCGGAATCTACCTGGCTGAATATGCTCCCAAAAACTGGCTGACGCGGGCCATCAATATGGCTATTATGAGTCTGGCTGGTGTGCCCAGCATCGTCTACGGGCTTTTTGGTCTGGCCGTGTTCGTTCTGGCTCTGGACTTCGGTATGTCGCTGCTGGCAGCCAGCCTGACCCTGGCCTGCCAGGCACTGGCTATGACTATTACCACCTCCAGGGAAGCAATAATTGCAGTGCCCAGAGAATACAGAGAGGGAAGCTTGGCTATCGGCGTGACAAAATGGCAGACTATACGGCATGTAGTTTTGCCACAGGCACGACCTGGGATTATCACTGGTGCTGTTCTGGCCATGAGCCGCGCTGCCGGAGAGACAGCTCCGATACTGGTGGTAGGGGCAGCCTTTTTCCTGCCCGGGTTGCCGAGCTCTCCCTTTGACCAGTTTATGGCCTTACCTTATCATCTATATACAGTAGCTGCCCATGTTCCCGGCATGCCCAAGGGCACGGTGTGGGGCGTCGCCCTCGTCCTGTTGGCGGTAGTTTTGTTCTTCAATGTCCTGGCTACTATTATCAGGCTGCGAACGCGCCAGCGGAGATGA
- the pstC gene encoding phosphate ABC transporter permease subunit PstC — protein MDNGLRRRWRWGEKVVEGWVFLAGLLAIAVLLGIIVLLAKEGLPIFSHTPPWEFLWGTKWYPVSDPPTFGIMPFFVATIMVTLVATAIAVPVGVGCAAYLAEVASPRVRETVKPIVELLAGIPSVVMGLIGLMLLSPLIQSMFDLNTGLCGLTAAIMLAMMSLPVIVSVSEDALRAVPEEFKEASYALGATKWETIRHVCIPAAVSGIAAAVMLGVGRAIGETMTVLMVAGGALAVPHSPTDSMMPMTAAIASGIGNAVRGGLQYQALFAIGLTLFIMTLAINLIADWVLERQKRKYAR, from the coding sequence CTGGACAACGGCCTCCGGCGGCGGTGGCGTTGGGGTGAAAAGGTTGTTGAGGGTTGGGTTTTTCTGGCGGGTCTGCTAGCCATAGCCGTCCTGCTGGGTATCATTGTCCTTTTGGCAAAAGAAGGGTTGCCCATTTTCTCTCACACTCCTCCCTGGGAATTCCTTTGGGGCACCAAGTGGTATCCCGTGTCTGACCCACCGACCTTTGGCATAATGCCCTTCTTTGTGGCTACAATCATGGTGACCCTGGTGGCCACTGCTATTGCTGTGCCCGTTGGCGTTGGCTGTGCCGCCTATCTAGCTGAAGTGGCGTCACCGAGAGTAAGAGAAACGGTCAAACCTATTGTGGAGCTGCTGGCGGGTATTCCATCAGTGGTGATGGGACTTATCGGCCTCATGCTTCTGTCACCTCTAATCCAGAGCATGTTCGATTTGAACACGGGTCTTTGCGGGCTGACTGCTGCGATCATGCTGGCAATGATGAGCCTGCCTGTCATTGTCAGTGTCTCGGAGGATGCGCTCCGCGCTGTTCCTGAAGAATTCAAAGAGGCAAGCTATGCCCTGGGTGCTACCAAGTGGGAAACCATCAGGCATGTCTGTATCCCAGCGGCTGTCTCGGGAATCGCCGCGGCTGTTATGCTGGGCGTGGGACGTGCCATTGGCGAGACTATGACCGTCCTCATGGTGGCTGGCGGTGCTCTGGCGGTACCTCACTCTCCAACGGATTCGATGATGCCGATGACGGCTGCTATAGCTTCGGGGATCGGCAATGCCGTCCGAGGCGGGTTGCAGTATCAGGCGTTGTTCGCCATTGGCTTGACCCTGTTCATCATGACCCTGGCCATTAACCTGATCGCTGATTGGGTGCTGGAACGTCAGAAGCGGAAATACGCAAGGTAG
- a CDS encoding PstS family phosphate ABC transporter substrate-binding protein, whose translation MNSRLTKGLILVVILGLLAGSLVIAGCGGGDSGNSNGLSGSISIVGSNTVTPLTSVWAEEFMKMHSRVHIAVSGPGSGAGFAALIDGTTDICQASRQIKAKEIEQAQAKGVNPYEIQMASDALSVVVHPSNPVTELTIAQLSAIYTGKITNWKDVGGKDAAIVVIARDTNSGTHVFFKEHVIQMLGLSTEDKSLEYGSKVLFLPSTEGGISEVAKNSKAIFYAGLGYVTNKVKPVGIKMTANDPAVLPTVGTALDGTYPIARPLLLYTNGAPQGVIKAFVDYCLSSEGQAKVTEAGFVPLG comes from the coding sequence ATGAACAGTAGACTAACAAAAGGCTTGATCCTAGTCGTTATCCTAGGGTTGCTTGCCGGGTCTCTTGTCATAGCTGGTTGCGGAGGAGGCGACTCAGGGAATTCTAACGGGCTTTCCGGGTCTATAAGCATCGTCGGATCGAATACGGTAACGCCGCTGACCTCAGTCTGGGCTGAAGAGTTCATGAAAATGCATTCGAGGGTGCACATTGCTGTCAGCGGCCCAGGGTCAGGAGCTGGCTTTGCCGCTCTGATTGATGGCACCACCGACATCTGCCAGGCATCACGACAAATCAAAGCGAAGGAGATTGAGCAGGCCCAGGCAAAAGGGGTAAACCCTTATGAGATTCAGATGGCCAGTGATGCCCTTTCAGTAGTGGTGCACCCCTCCAACCCGGTGACTGAGCTTACCATAGCTCAACTGTCAGCCATCTACACCGGCAAGATAACCAACTGGAAAGACGTTGGAGGCAAGGATGCTGCTATAGTGGTGATCGCCCGTGACACAAACTCTGGCACCCATGTCTTCTTCAAGGAACATGTGATCCAGATGCTCGGTCTTTCCACCGAGGACAAGAGCCTGGAGTATGGCTCGAAGGTGCTGTTTCTCCCCTCCACTGAGGGAGGGATATCTGAGGTAGCCAAGAATTCGAAAGCTATCTTCTACGCCGGACTGGGCTACGTCACCAATAAGGTGAAACCTGTGGGGATTAAGATGACGGCCAATGACCCGGCCGTCCTGCCCACTGTGGGGACAGCCCTGGACGGAACATACCCTATAGCCCGACCGCTACTTCTGTACACCAATGGAGCACCTCAGGGTGTTATAAAGGCCTTCGTTGACTACTGCCTGTCATCAGAAGGGCAGGCGAAGGTAACTGAGGCAGGCTTTGTGCCGCTGGGATAG
- a CDS encoding methylglyoxal synthase — MERPTLALIAHDAKKADMVFLVQAHRQELAKLNLVATGTTGRFIQEKIGLPVHLMKSGPQGGDQQIGAQIASGDVQALIFLRDPLTAHPHEPDVSALLRACDVHNVPLATNLATAEAVLCLLFERFEGHRKDHARPEMSVDLAAVLR; from the coding sequence ATGGAGAGACCTACTCTGGCACTGATTGCTCACGACGCGAAGAAGGCTGATATGGTCTTCCTGGTGCAGGCACACCGGCAGGAATTAGCCAAACTGAACCTGGTGGCCACGGGCACCACGGGGCGGTTTATTCAGGAAAAGATCGGCTTGCCGGTACATCTGATGAAAAGCGGACCGCAGGGAGGCGACCAGCAGATTGGAGCGCAGATAGCCAGCGGTGATGTGCAGGCGTTGATTTTCCTGCGTGATCCGCTGACAGCCCATCCTCATGAGCCAGACGTTTCAGCGTTGCTTCGGGCGTGCGACGTCCACAACGTGCCTCTGGCAACAAACCTGGCTACTGCCGAGGCCGTGTTGTGCCTTCTGTTTGAGCGTTTCGAAGGCCATAGAAAAGATCACGCCAGGCCTGAGATGAGTGTTGATCTCGCGGCTGTGCTGAGATAA
- a CDS encoding cell wall metabolism sensor histidine kinase WalK, with amino-acid sequence MICIAGLSIYLSHFFRDSYLDNMRDQLTNQALLVGDSSAPYFASGQISDIDALAKRLGKQIDARITIIDRDGVVLGDSDEDPALMGNHADRPEVKGALTEGRGSDIRYSATLGYDMMYAAGPITINDEIVGVARVSLPLTEINGYAGHVNWVITWGAIIAAVVAVLLALQISRVTTGPVKKLTQMSKKLAEGELDQEIQVTSRDEVGELAKAFNRMAAKLKEMVALITTERDRMATILSNMGDGIFVVDGESRVTTVNRAAQQMLQLSGKEVLGSTFVEAVRDYEMDDILQRCLRTKEQQVGTVETSPGKQFLRVMATPLEDGGGCLLLLQDLTELRRLETVRRDFVANISHELRTPAASIKALAETLRDGAIDDPSVAKDFLAKINAEADRLTQLVQELGELSRIESGRAPIQKKPFDMAEAIEQAAGRLKAQADRAGLSLGIESASSLPQALGDRDRVEQVLVNIIHNAIKFTPPGGRISVTAKAEGNHLLVSVADNGVGISADDLPRIFERFYKADRARTGGGTGLGLAIAKHIVEAHGGRIWAESVEGKGSTFSFTLPLAGTP; translated from the coding sequence GTGATATGCATTGCCGGGCTGAGCATATATTTGTCGCACTTCTTCAGAGATAGCTATCTGGATAACATGAGAGACCAGCTGACGAACCAGGCACTGCTGGTAGGCGACAGTAGTGCCCCATATTTTGCTAGCGGTCAGATAAGTGACATCGATGCCCTGGCCAAGAGGCTGGGGAAGCAGATTGATGCACGGATCACCATCATTGATCGAGATGGGGTGGTGTTGGGGGACTCCGATGAGGATCCCGCTTTGATGGGGAACCACGCCGATAGGCCGGAGGTCAAAGGAGCGCTTACCGAGGGAAGAGGCAGCGACATTCGGTACAGCGCCACCCTGGGGTATGACATGATGTATGCTGCCGGGCCGATAACGATAAATGATGAAATAGTGGGCGTTGCCCGGGTGTCCCTTCCTTTGACCGAGATAAATGGATATGCGGGACATGTCAACTGGGTGATAACCTGGGGAGCCATCATTGCTGCTGTCGTCGCTGTCTTGCTGGCGCTGCAAATATCGAGAGTGACCACCGGGCCGGTGAAGAAGCTGACTCAAATGTCCAAGAAGTTGGCTGAGGGAGAGCTTGACCAGGAAATCCAGGTGACGTCCAGGGATGAAGTGGGTGAGCTGGCCAAGGCCTTCAACCGCATGGCTGCCAAGCTTAAGGAAATGGTAGCTCTTATCACCACCGAGCGAGACAGGATGGCAACTATCCTATCTAATATGGGTGACGGCATTTTCGTTGTGGATGGCGAGAGCAGAGTAACCACAGTGAATCGGGCAGCCCAGCAGATGCTTCAGCTCTCTGGGAAGGAGGTGCTGGGGAGCACCTTCGTCGAGGCGGTGCGCGACTACGAAATGGATGATATACTGCAGCGCTGCCTGAGGACGAAGGAACAGCAGGTGGGAACAGTGGAGACCAGTCCCGGGAAGCAGTTTCTGAGAGTGATGGCTACGCCTTTGGAAGACGGGGGCGGCTGCCTTCTGCTCCTCCAGGACCTTACTGAACTGCGGCGTCTGGAGACGGTGCGGCGCGATTTCGTGGCCAATATCTCTCACGAACTGCGCACGCCAGCAGCTTCGATCAAGGCACTTGCCGAGACGTTACGGGATGGGGCTATTGACGATCCCTCTGTGGCGAAGGATTTTCTGGCCAAGATAAATGCCGAAGCGGACAGATTGACCCAGTTAGTACAGGAGCTAGGAGAGCTATCTCGCATTGAAAGCGGGAGGGCCCCTATTCAGAAGAAGCCTTTCGATATGGCGGAAGCAATTGAGCAAGCCGCGGGAAGATTGAAGGCGCAAGCCGATAGGGCAGGGCTAAGCCTGGGTATTGAGAGTGCTTCATCCTTGCCGCAGGCGCTTGGCGACAGGGATCGGGTGGAGCAGGTGCTGGTTAACATCATACACAATGCCATCAAGTTCACCCCGCCCGGCGGCAGAATCAGCGTCACCGCCAAAGCGGAAGGCAATCACCTCCTGGTCTCAGTAGCTGACAATGGGGTGGGCATTTCTGCCGATGACCTGCCCCGCATTTTCGAGCGCTTCTATAAGGCAGACAGGGCGCGGACTGGCGGGGGCACTGGCCTGGGTTTGGCTATCGCCAAGCATATAGTGGAAGCTCACGGCGGCAGGATCTGGGCAGAAAGTGTGGAAGGGAAGGGTTCTACCTTCAGTTTCACCCTTCCCTTAGCCGGCACGCCTTAA
- a CDS encoding response regulator transcription factor encodes MASSRIMIVEDDQTLLGVLKYNLAKEGYDVVTATDGAQALEVARSGKPDLVVLDVMLPKLDGFEVCRILRREMIVPILMLTAKTEEVDKVVGLELGADDYMTKPFSIRELLARIRAMLRRTEMMMREIASSQEAGPSAIKAGRLEIDPARHQACLGGSPLDLSRKEFDLLAFLASNRSRVFSRDYLLEKVWGYDYAGDTRTVDVHIRWLRQKIEVDPAHPRHLVTVRGVGYKFEG; translated from the coding sequence ATGGCCAGCAGCAGGATCATGATCGTTGAAGATGACCAAACCCTTTTGGGTGTCCTGAAGTATAACCTTGCCAAAGAGGGCTATGACGTAGTGACTGCCACTGATGGCGCTCAGGCTCTGGAAGTTGCCCGAAGCGGAAAACCTGATCTGGTTGTCCTGGACGTAATGCTCCCCAAGCTCGATGGCTTTGAGGTTTGCCGCATTCTGCGCCGGGAGATGATAGTGCCCATTCTGATGCTTACCGCCAAGACAGAGGAGGTTGACAAGGTAGTTGGCCTGGAGTTGGGGGCTGACGATTACATGACCAAGCCCTTCAGCATCAGGGAACTACTGGCACGTATTCGGGCAATGCTACGCCGCACGGAGATGATGATGCGGGAGATAGCCTCCAGCCAGGAGGCTGGGCCTTCGGCCATCAAAGCGGGCAGGCTCGAAATTGATCCTGCACGTCATCAGGCCTGTCTCGGTGGTTCTCCTCTGGACTTGAGCCGCAAGGAGTTCGATCTGCTGGCTTTCCTGGCGAGCAACCGGTCACGGGTATTCAGTCGTGATTATCTTCTGGAAAAGGTCTGGGGCTATGACTACGCGGGCGACACCCGCACAGTAGATGTGCACATCAGGTGGCTCCGCCAGAAGATCGAGGTTGACCCGGCGCATCCCAGGCACCTGGTGACAGTCCGAGGCGTGGGCTACAAATTTGAGGGTTAG